Proteins encoded by one window of Streptococcus suis S735:
- a CDS encoding DegV family protein, translating into MTKWKIVADSGCDYRQLANLAPDTEFISVPLTIQVGEQAFVDDASLDIDHMMEVMEASKSAAGSACPSPQAYQAAFEGAENIIVVTITGGLSGSFNAARVARDMYIEEHPNVNIHLIDSLSASGEMDLLVDEINRLISAGLDFPQVVEAITHYREHSKLLFVLAKVDNLVKNGRLSKLVGTVVGLLNIRMVGEASAEGKLELLQKARGHKKSVTAAFEEMKKAGYDGGRIVMAHRNNAKFFQQFSELVKASFPTAVIDEVATSGLCSFYAEEGGLLMGYEVKA; encoded by the coding sequence GCTAATCTAGCTCCGGACACTGAATTTATTAGTGTGCCACTTACCATCCAAGTTGGAGAACAAGCATTTGTTGATGATGCAAGCTTGGATATTGATCACATGATGGAGGTGATGGAAGCATCTAAGTCTGCAGCGGGGTCGGCGTGCCCAAGTCCGCAGGCTTATCAGGCAGCTTTTGAGGGAGCTGAGAACATTATCGTTGTGACGATTACAGGTGGGCTATCGGGTAGTTTTAATGCGGCACGTGTAGCTAGGGATATGTATATCGAAGAGCATCCGAATGTCAATATCCATTTGATAGATAGTTTGTCAGCCAGTGGGGAAATGGATTTACTTGTAGACGAAATCAATCGCTTAATTAGTGCAGGATTAGATTTTCCACAAGTAGTAGAAGCGATAACTCACTATCGGGAACACAGTAAGCTCCTCTTTGTTTTAGCGAAAGTTGATAATCTTGTTAAGAATGGAAGACTGAGCAAATTGGTAGGCACTGTCGTTGGTCTTCTCAATATCCGTATGGTTGGTGAGGCAAGTGCTGAAGGAAAATTAGAGTTGCTTCAAAAGGCGCGTGGTCATAAGAAATCTGTGACAGCAGCCTTTGAAGAAATGAAAAAAGCAGGCTATGATGGTGGTCGAATTGTTATGGCCCACCGCAACAATGCTAAGTTCTTCCAACAATTCTCAGAGTTGGTAAAAGCAAGTTTTCCAACGGCTGTTATTGACGAAGTTGCAACATCAGGTCTATGCAGTTTTTATGCTGAAGAAGGTGGACTTTTGATGGGCTACGAAGTGAAAGCGTGA
- a CDS encoding LCP family protein, producing MKKRSGRSKSSKFKLVNFALLGLYSITLCLFLVTMYRYNILDFRYLNYIVTLLLVGVAVLAGLLMWRKKARIFTALLLVFSLVITSVGIYGMQEVVKFSTRLNSNSTFSEYEMSILVPANSDITDVRQLTSILAPAEYDQDNITALLDDISKMESTQLATSPATSYLTAYQSMLNGESQAMVFNGVFTNILENEDPGFSSKVKKIYSFKVTQTVETATKQVSGDSFNIYISGIDAYGPISTVSRSDVNIIMTVNRATHKILLTTTPRDSYVAIADGGQNQYDKLTHAGIYGVNASVHTLENLYGIDISNYVRLNFISFLQLIDLVGGIDVYNDQEFTSLHGNYHFPVGQVHLNSDQALGFVRERYSLTGGDNDRGKNQEKVIAALIKKMSTPENLKNYQAILSGLEGSIQTDLSLETIMSLVNTQLESGTQFTVESQALTGTGRSDLSSYAMPGSQLYMMEINQDSLEQSKAAIQSVLVEK from the coding sequence ATGAAAAAGAGAAGCGGACGAAGTAAGTCGTCCAAGTTCAAATTGGTAAATTTTGCGCTTTTGGGACTTTATTCCATTACTCTATGTTTGTTCTTAGTGACCATGTATCGCTATAACATCCTAGATTTCCGGTATTTAAACTATATTGTGACGCTTTTGCTAGTAGGAGTGGCAGTATTGGCTGGATTATTGATGTGGCGTAAGAAAGCGCGCATATTTACAGCGCTCTTACTTGTTTTTTCACTGGTCATCACGTCTGTTGGGATCTATGGAATGCAAGAAGTTGTAAAATTTTCAACACGACTAAATTCAAATTCGACATTTTCAGAATATGAAATGAGTATCCTTGTCCCAGCAAATAGTGATATTACGGACGTTCGTCAGCTTACTAGTATCCTTGCTCCAGCCGAATACGACCAAGATAACATCACCGCTTTATTGGATGACATATCCAAAATGGAATCTACTCAACTAGCAACTAGCCCCGCGACCTCTTACCTGACAGCATATCAATCTATGTTGAATGGCGAGAGTCAAGCGATGGTGTTCAACGGAGTTTTTACCAATATTTTAGAAAATGAAGATCCAGGCTTTTCTTCAAAAGTGAAAAAAATATATAGTTTCAAAGTGACTCAGACTGTTGAAACAGCTACTAAGCAGGTGAGTGGAGATAGCTTTAATATCTATATTAGTGGTATTGATGCTTATGGACCGATTTCTACGGTCTCTCGTTCAGATGTCAATATCATTATGACTGTCAATCGTGCGACACATAAGATTTTATTGACAACTACTCCACGAGATTCATACGTTGCTATCGCAGATGGCGGGCAAAATCAATACGATAAACTAACACATGCTGGTATCTACGGTGTCAATGCTTCTGTGCACACCTTAGAAAATCTCTATGGGATTGACATTAGCAATTATGTGCGGTTGAACTTCATTTCCTTCCTTCAATTAATCGACTTGGTGGGTGGAATTGATGTATATAACGATCAAGAATTTACAAGTTTACATGGGAATTATCATTTCCCTGTTGGACAAGTTCATTTAAACTCAGACCAAGCATTAGGCTTCGTTCGAGAGCGCTACTCTTTAACAGGGGGTGACAATGACCGTGGTAAAAACCAGGAAAAAGTGATTGCTGCCTTGATTAAAAAGATGAGTACGCCAGAGAATCTAAAAAATTACCAGGCAATCCTATCTGGATTGGAAGGCTCAATTCAAACGGATTTGAGCTTAGAAACGATTATGAGTTTAGTGAATACCCAACTAGAATCAGGAACACAATTTACAGTAGAGTCACAAGCATTGACAGGAACAGGACGCTCAGACTTATCTTCTTATGCGATGCCTGGATCACAACTTTATATGATGGAAATTAACCAAGATAGTCTGGAGCAATCAAAGGCAGCGATTCAGTCCGTACTTGTTGAAAAATAA
- a CDS encoding Wzz/FepE/Etk N-terminal domain-containing protein yields the protein MNNQEVNAIEIDVLFLLKTIWRKKFLILLTAVLTAGLAFVYSSFLVTPQYDSTTRIYVVSQNVEAGAGLTNQELQAGTYLAKDYREIILSQDVLTQVATELNLKESLKEKISVSIPVDTRIVSISVRDADPNEAARIANSLRTFAVQKVVEVTKVSDVTTLEEAVPAEEPTTPNTKRNILLGLLAGGILATGLVLVMEVLDDRVKRPQDIEEVMGLTLLGIVPDSKKLK from the coding sequence ATGAACAATCAAGAAGTAAATGCAATCGAAATCGATGTTTTATTCTTACTAAAAACAATTTGGAGAAAGAAATTTTTAATTCTCTTAACTGCAGTGTTGACTGCGGGGTTGGCATTTGTCTACAGTAGTTTTTTAGTGACACCTCAATATGACTCCACTACCCGTATCTATGTAGTGAGTCAAAATGTTGAAGCCGGTGCGGGCTTGACTAACCAAGAGTTACAAGCGGGTACCTATTTGGCAAAAGACTATCGGGAAATTATCCTATCACAAGATGTATTGACACAAGTAGCAACGGAATTGAATCTGAAAGAGAGTTTGAAAGAAAAAATATCAGTTTCTATTCCTGTTGATACTCGTATCGTTTCTATTTCTGTGCGTGATGCGGATCCAAATGAAGCGGCACGTATTGCAAATAGCCTTCGCACCTTTGCAGTGCAAAAGGTTGTTGAGGTCACCAAGGTAAGCGATGTGACGACACTTGAAGAAGCAGTCCCAGCGGAAGAACCAACCACTCCAAATACAAAACGAAATATCTTGCTTGGTTTATTAGCTGGAGGTATCTTGGCAACAGGTCTTGTACTGGTTATGGAGGTTTTGGATGACCGTGTAAAACGTCCTCAGGACATCGAAGAGGTAATGGGATTGACATTGCTAGGTATAGTACCAGATTCGAAGAAATTAAAATAG
- the cps2T gene encoding beta 1-4 rhamnosyltransferase Cps2T: MRTVYIIGSKGIPAKYGGFETFVEKLTEYQKDKSINYFVACTRENSAKSDITGEVFEHNGATCFNIDVPNIGSAKAILYDIMALKKSIEIAKDRNDTSPIFYILACRIGPFIYLFKKQIESIGGQLFVNPDGHEWLREKWSYPVRQYWKFSESLMLKYADLLICDSKNIEKYIHEDYRKYAPETSYIAYGTDLDKSRLSPTDSVVREWYKEKEISENDYYLVVGRFVPENNYEVMIREFMKSYSRKDFVLITNVEHNSFYEKLKKETGFDKDKRIKFVGTVYNQELLKYIRENAFAYFHGHEVGGTNPSLLEALSSTKLNLLLDVGFNREVGEEGAKYWNKDNLHRVIDSCEQLSQEQINDMDSLSTKQVKERFSWDFIVDEYEKLFKG, from the coding sequence ATGAGAACAGTTTATATTATTGGTTCAAAAGGAATACCAGCAAAGTATGGTGGTTTCGAGACTTTCGTAGAAAAATTAACTGAGTATCAGAAAGATAAATCAATTAATTATTTTGTTGCATGTACAAGAGAAAATTCAGCAAAATCAGATATTACAGGAGAAGTTTTTGAACATAATGGAGCAACATGTTTTAATATTGATGTGCCAAATATTGGTTCAGCAAAAGCCATTCTTTATGATATTATGGCTCTCAAGAAATCTATTGAAATTGCCAAAGATAGAAATGATACCTCTCCAATTTTCTACATTCTTGCTTGTCGGATTGGTCCTTTCATTTATCTTTTTAAGAAGCAGATTGAATCAATTGGAGGTCAACTTTTCGTAAACCCAGACGGTCATGAATGGCTACGTGAAAAGTGGAGTTATCCCGTCCGACAGTATTGGAAATTTTCTGAGAGTTTGATGTTAAAATACGCTGATTTACTAATTTGTGATAGCAAAAATATTGAAAAATATATTCATGAAGATTATCGAAAATATGCTCCTGAAACATCTTATATTGCTTATGGAACAGACTTAGATAAATCACGCCTTTCTCCGACAGATAGTGTAGTACGTGAGTGGTATAAGGAGAAGGAAATTTCAGAAAATGATTACTATTTGGTTGTTGGACGATTTGTGCCTGAAAATAACTATGAAGTAATGATTCGAGAGTTTATGAAATCATATTCAAGAAAAGATTTTGTTTTGATAACGAATGTAGAGCATAATTCCTTTTATGAGAAATTGAAAAAAGAAACAGGGTTCGATAAAGATAAGCGTATAAAGTTTGTTGGAACAGTCTATAATCAGGAGCTGTTAAAATATATTCGTGAAAATGCATTTGCTTATTTTCATGGTCACGAGGTTGGAGGAACGAACCCATCTTTACTTGAAGCACTTTCTTCTACTAAACTAAATCTTCTTCTAGATGTGGGCTTTAATAGAGAAGTAGGGGAAGAAGGAGCGAAATACTGGAATAAAGATAATCTTCACAGAGTTATTGACAGTTGTGAGCAATTATCACAAGAACAAATTAATGATATGGATAGTTTATCAACAAAACAAGTCAAAGAAAGATTTTCTTGGGATTTTATTGTTGATGAGTATGAGAAGTTGTTTAAAGGATAA
- a CDS encoding tyrosine-protein kinase: MAMLEIARTKREGVNKTEEYFNAIRTNIQLSGADIKVVGITSVKSNEGKSTTAASLAIAYARSGYKTVLVDADIRNSVMPGFFKPITKITGLTDYLAGTTDLSQGLCDTDIPNLTVIESGKVSPNPTALLQSKNFENLLATLRRYYDYVIVDCPPLGLVIDAAIIAQKCDAMVAVVEAGNVKCSSLKKVKEQLEQTGTPFLGVILNKYDIATEKYSEYGNYGKKA; the protein is encoded by the coding sequence ATGGCGATGTTAGAAATTGCACGTACAAAAAGAGAGGGAGTAAATAAAACCGAGGAGTATTTCAATGCTATCCGTACCAATATTCAGCTTAGCGGAGCAGATATTAAGGTTGTTGGTATTACCTCTGTTAAATCGAATGAAGGTAAGAGTACAACTGCGGCTAGTCTCGCTATTGCCTATGCTCGTTCAGGTTATAAGACCGTCTTGGTGGATGCAGATATCCGAAATTCAGTCATGCCTGGTTTCTTCAAGCCAATTACAAAGATTACAGGTTTGACGGATTACCTAGCAGGGACAACAGACTTGTCTCAAGGATTATGCGATACAGATATTCCAAACTTGACCGTAATTGAGTCAGGAAAGGTTTCTCCCAACCCTACTGCCCTTTTACAAAGTAAGAATTTTGAAAATCTACTTGCGACTCTTCGTCGCTATTATGATTATGTTATCGTTGACTGTCCACCATTAGGACTGGTAATTGATGCAGCTATCATTGCACAAAAATGTGATGCGATGGTTGCAGTAGTAGAAGCAGGCAATGTTAAGTGCTCATCTTTGAAAAAAGTAAAAGAGCAGTTGGAACAAACAGGCACACCGTTCTTAGGCGTTATCTTGAACAAATATGATATTGCCACTGAGAAGTATAGTGAATACGGAAATTACGGCAAAAAAGCCTAA
- a CDS encoding PLP-dependent aminotransferase family protein, translated as MKKYQVIIQDILTGIEEHRFKRGEKLPSIRQLREQYHCSKDTVQKAMLELKYQNKIYAVEKSGYYILEDRDFQDHTVELNPTDFQELPYEDFRICLKESLIGRENYLFNYYHQQEGLAELISSVQSLLMDYHVYTKKDQLVITAGSQQALYILTQMETLAGKTEILIENPTYSRMIELIRHQGIPYQTIERNLDGIDLEELESIFQTGKIKFFYTIPRLHNPLGSTYDIATKTAIVKLAKQYDVYIIEDDYLADFDSSHSLPLHYLDTDNRVIYIKSFTPTLFPALRIGAISLPNQLRDIFIKHKSLIDYDTNLIMQKALSLYIDNGMFARNTQHLHHIYHAQWNKIKDCLEKYALNIPYRISKGSVTFQLSKGILSPSIQHMFGKCYYFSGQKADFLQIFFEQDFADKLEQFVRYLNE; from the coding sequence ATGAAAAAATATCAAGTTATCATCCAAGATATTTTGACTGGAATAGAGGAACATCGATTCAAACGTGGAGAGAAATTACCTTCTATCCGTCAACTCCGCGAGCAATATCATTGTAGCAAAGACACTGTCCAAAAGGCTATGTTGGAATTAAAATACCAAAATAAGATCTACGCTGTCGAAAAAAGCGGTTATTATATCTTAGAGGATAGAGATTTCCAAGACCATACTGTAGAGCTCAATCCTACAGACTTTCAAGAATTACCCTATGAAGATTTTCGGATTTGTCTAAAAGAAAGTCTTATTGGGCGGGAAAATTACCTATTCAACTACTATCACCAGCAAGAGGGATTGGCAGAATTGATTTCCTCCGTTCAAAGTCTGTTAATGGACTATCATGTCTATACAAAAAAAGACCAGCTGGTTATCACAGCTGGTAGTCAACAAGCTCTATATATTCTCACACAAATGGAAACCTTGGCTGGAAAAACGGAAATCTTGATAGAGAACCCTACCTATTCACGAATGATAGAGCTCATTCGACATCAAGGAATCCCCTATCAAACAATTGAACGGAATTTAGATGGAATTGACCTAGAAGAATTGGAAAGTATCTTCCAAACTGGAAAAATTAAGTTTTTCTACACAATTCCTCGCTTGCACAACCCTCTCGGTTCAACCTATGATATAGCAACAAAAACAGCCATCGTAAAATTAGCAAAGCAATACGATGTCTACATCATTGAGGATGACTATTTAGCAGATTTCGACTCTAGTCATAGCCTACCTTTACACTATCTTGATACAGATAATCGCGTCATCTATATAAAATCTTTTACACCGACACTCTTTCCTGCCCTCCGAATCGGTGCAATCAGCCTTCCTAATCAGCTACGTGATATCTTCATCAAACATAAGAGTCTAATCGACTACGATACCAATCTTATCATGCAAAAAGCTCTCTCGCTCTACATTGATAACGGTATGTTTGCGCGGAACACACAGCATCTTCATCACATTTATCACGCTCAATGGAATAAAATAAAAGACTGTCTAGAGAAATACGCTTTAAACATCCCGTATCGAATTTCCAAAGGGAGCGTGACCTTTCAGCTAAGCAAGGGGATTCTTTCTCCTAGCATCCAACACATGTTTGGAAAATGTTATTATTTCAGCGGACAGAAAGCTGATTTCTTACAGATCTTCTTTGAACAAGATTTTGCAGATAAACTGGAGCAATTCGTAAGATATTTGAATGAATGA
- a CDS encoding sugar transferase codes for MNIEIGYRQTKLALFDMIAVAISAILTSHIPNADLNRSGIFIIMMVHYFAFFISRMPVEFEYRGNLIEFEKTFNYSIIFVIFLMAVSFMLENNFALSRRGAVYFTLINFVLVYLFNVIIKQFKDSFLFSTTYQKKTILITTAELWENMQVLFESDILFQKNLVALVILGTEIDKINLPLPLYYSVEEAIEFSTREVVDYVFINLPSEYFDLKQLVSDFELLGIDVGVDINSFGFTVLKNKKIQMLGDHSIVTFSTNFYKPSHILMKRLLDILGAVVGLIICGIVSILLIPIIRRDGGPAIFAQKRVGQNGRIFTFYKFRSMFVDAEVRKKELMAQNQMQGGMFKMDNDPRITPIGHFIRKTSLDELPQFYNVLIGDMSLVGTRPPTVDEFEKYTPSQKRRLSFKPGITGLWQVSGRSDITDFNEVVRLDLTYIDNWTIWSDIKILLKTVKVVLLREGSK; via the coding sequence ATGAATATTGAAATAGGATATCGCCAAACGAAATTGGCATTGTTTGATATGATAGCAGTTGCGATTTCTGCAATCTTAACAAGTCATATACCAAATGCTGATTTAAATCGTTCTGGAATTTTTATCATAATGATGGTTCATTATTTTGCATTTTTTATATCTCGTATGCCGGTTGAATTTGAGTATAGAGGTAATCTGATAGAGTTTGAAAAAACATTTAACTATAGTATAATATTTGTAATTTTTCTTATGGCAGTTTCATTTATGTTAGAGAATAATTTCGCACTTTCAAGACGTGGTGCCGTGTATTTCACATTAATAAACTTCGTTTTGGTATACCTATTTAACGTAATTATTAAGCAGTTTAAGGATAGCTTTCTATTTTCGACAACCTATCAAAAAAAGACGATTCTAATTACAACGGCTGAACTATGGGAAAATATGCAAGTTTTATTTGAATCAGATATACTATTTCAAAAAAATCTTGTTGCATTGGTAATTTTAGGTACAGAAATAGATAAAATTAATTTACCATTACCGCTCTATTATTCTGTTGAAGAAGCTATAGAGTTTTCAACAAGGGAAGTGGTCGACTACGTCTTTATAAATTTACCAAGTGAATATTTTGACTTAAAGCAATTAGTTTCAGACTTTGAGTTGTTAGGTATTGATGTAGGCGTTGATATTAATTCATTCGGTTTTACTGTGTTGAAGAATAAAAAAATCCAAATGCTAGGTGACCATAGCATCGTCACTTTTTCCACAAATTTTTATAAGCCTAGTCACATCTTGATGAAACGACTTTTAGATATACTTGGAGCAGTAGTCGGGTTAATTATTTGTGGTATAGTTTCTATTTTGTTAATTCCAATTATTCGTAGAGATGGTGGACCAGCCATTTTTGCTCAGAAACGAGTTGGACAGAATGGACGCATATTTACATTCTACAAGTTTCGTTCGATGTTTGTTGATGCCGAGGTACGTAAGAAAGAATTAATGGCTCAAAACCAGATGCAAGGTGGGATGTTCAAAATGGACAACGATCCTAGAATTACTCCAATTGGACACTTCATACGAAAAACAAGTTTAGATGAGTTACCACAATTTTATAATGTTCTAATTGGAGATATGAGTCTAGTCGGTACCCGTCCGCCTACAGTTGATGAATTTGAAAAATATACTCCTAGTCAAAAGAGAAGATTGAGTTTTAAACCAGGGATTACAGGTCTTTGGCAAGTGAGCGGAAGAAGTGATATCACAGATTTTAATGAAGTCGTTAGGCTGGACCTAACATACATTGATAATTGGACCATCTGGTCAGACATTAAGATTTTATTGAAGACAGTGAAAGTTGTATTGTTGAGAGAGGGAAGTAAGTAA
- a CDS encoding glycosyltransferase family 4 protein gives MKKILYLHAGAELYGADKVLLELIKGLDKNEFEAHVILPNDGVLVPALREVGAQVEVINYPILRRKYFNPKGIFDYFISYHHYSKQIAQYAIENKVDIIHNNTTAVLEGIYLKRKLKLPLLWHVHEIIVKPKFISDSINFLMGRFADKIVTVSQAVANHIKQSPHIKDDQISVIYNGVDNKVYYQSDARSVRERFDIDEEALVIGMVGRVNAWKGQGDFLEAVAPILEQNPKAIAFIAGSAFEGEEWRVVELEKKISQLKVSSQVRRIDYYANTTELYNMFDIFVLPSTNPDPLPTVVLEAMACGKPVVGYRHGGVCEMVKEGVNGFLVTPNSPLNLSKVILQLSENINLRKKIGNNSIERQKEHFSLKSYVKNFSKVYTSLKVY, from the coding sequence ATGAAAAAGATTCTATATCTCCATGCTGGAGCAGAATTATATGGGGCAGATAAGGTTCTCTTGGAACTTATAAAAGGCTTAGATAAGAATGAATTTGAAGCGCATGTTATCCTACCTAATGATGGAGTCCTAGTGCCAGCATTAAGAGAAGTTGGTGCGCAAGTTGAAGTTATTAACTATCCAATTCTACGTAGGAAATATTTTAATCCAAAAGGGATTTTTGACTACTTCATATCATATCATCACTATTCTAAACAGATTGCTCAATATGCCATAGAAAATAAGGTTGACATAATTCACAATAATACTACCGCTGTCTTAGAAGGCATTTATCTGAAGCGAAAACTCAAATTACCTTTGTTGTGGCATGTTCATGAGATTATTGTCAAACCTAAATTCATCTCTGATTCGATCAATTTTTTAATGGGGCGTTTTGCTGATAAGATTGTGACAGTTTCACAGGCTGTGGCAAACCATATAAAACAATCACCTCATATCAAAGATGACCAAATCAGTGTAATCTACAATGGGGTAGATAATAAAGTGTATTATCAGTCCGATGCTCGGTCTGTTCGAGAAAGATTTGACATTGACGAAGAGGCTCTTGTCATTGGTATGGTCGGTCGAGTCAATGCGTGGAAAGGACAAGGAGATTTTTTAGAAGCAGTTGCTCCTATACTCGAACAGAATCCAAAAGCTATCGCCTTTATAGCAGGAAGTGCTTTTGAAGGAGAAGAGTGGCGAGTAGTAGAATTAGAAAAGAAGATTTCTCAATTAAAGGTCTCTTCTCAAGTCAGACGAATTGATTATTATGCAAATACCACTGAATTATATAATATGTTTGATATTTTTGTACTTCCAAGTACTAATCCAGACCCTCTACCAACGGTTGTACTAGAAGCAATGGCATGCGGTAAACCTGTTGTCGGTTACCGACATGGTGGTGTTTGTGAGATGGTGAAAGAAGGTGTTAACGGTTTCTTAGTCACTCCGAACTCACCGTTAAATTTATCAAAAGTAATTCTTCAGTTATCGGAAAATATAAATCTCAGAAAAAAAATTGGTAATAATTCTATAGAACGTCAAAAAGAACATTTTTCGTTAAAAAGCTATGTAAAAAATTTTTCGAAAGTCTACACCTCCCTCAAAGTATACTGA
- the yaaA gene encoding peroxide stress protein YaaA yields MKIIIPNAKEVNTNLENASFYLLSDRSKPVLDAISQFDVKKMAAFYKLNEAKAELEADRWYRIRTGQAKTYPAWQLYDGLMYRYMDRRGIDSKEENYLRDHVRVATALYGLIHPFEFISPHRLDFQGSLKIGNQSLKQYWRPYYDQEVGDDELILSLASSEFEQVFSPQIQKRLVKILFMEEKAGQLKVHSTISKKGRGRLLSWLAKNNIQELSDIQDFKVDGFEYCTSESTANQLTFIRSIKM; encoded by the coding sequence ATGAAAATAATTATACCTAATGCAAAAGAAGTAAATACAAATCTAGAGAATGCCTCGTTTTATCTCCTGTCTGATCGAAGCAAGCCGGTGCTGGATGCCATAAGTCAATTTGATGTAAAAAAGATGGCTGCCTTTTATAAATTGAATGAAGCAAAGGCTGAGTTAGAAGCTGACCGTTGGTATCGAATCAGGACAGGTCAAGCAAAAACCTATCCAGCCTGGCAGTTATATGATGGTCTCATGTATCGTTATATGGATAGGCGAGGTATAGATTCGAAAGAAGAAAATTATCTACGTGACCACGTTCGTGTAGCGACAGCCTTATACGGATTGATTCATCCTTTTGAATTCATTTCACCTCACCGCTTAGATTTTCAAGGGAGCTTAAAGATAGGCAATCAGTCTTTGAAACAGTACTGGCGACCGTATTATGACCAAGAAGTTGGTGATGATGAACTGATTCTCTCACTGGCTTCGTCAGAATTTGAGCAGGTGTTTTCTCCACAGATTCAGAAAAGATTAGTTAAAATTCTTTTCATGGAAGAAAAAGCAGGTCAGCTAAAAGTTCACTCGACTATATCAAAAAAAGGCAGAGGAAGATTGCTGTCCTGGTTGGCTAAGAACAATATTCAGGAATTATCGGACATTCAAGATTTTAAGGTGGATGGCTTTGAATATTGTACTTCCGAATCAACGGCAAACCAACTTACCTTCATACGATCAATAAAAATGTGA
- the cps4B gene encoding capsular polysaccharide biosynthesis protein Cps4B — protein MIDIHSHIIFGVDDGPKTIEESLSLISEAYRQGVRYIVATSHRRKGMFETPEKIIMINFLQLKEAVAEVYPEIRLCYGAELYYSKDILSKLEKKKVPTLNGSCYILLEFSTNTPWKEIQEAVNEMTLLGLTPVLAHIERYDALAFQSERVEELIDKGCYTQVNSNHVLKPALIGERAKEFKKRTRYFLEQDLVHCVASDMHNLYSRPPFMREAYQLVKKEYGEDRAKALFKKNPLLILKNQVQ, from the coding sequence ATGATTGATATCCATTCGCATATCATATTTGGTGTGGATGACGGTCCCAAAACTATTGAAGAGAGCCTGAGTTTGATAAGCGAAGCTTATCGTCAAGGTGTTCGCTATATCGTAGCGACATCTCATAGACGAAAAGGGATGTTTGAAACACCAGAAAAAATCATCATGATTAACTTTCTTCAACTTAAAGAGGCAGTAGCAGAAGTTTATCCTGAAATACGATTGTGCTATGGTGCTGAATTGTATTATAGTAAAGATATCTTAAGCAAACTTGAAAAAAAGAAAGTACCCACACTTAATGGCTCGTGCTATATTCTCTTGGAGTTCAGTACGAATACTCCTTGGAAAGAGATTCAAGAAGCAGTGAACGAAATGACGCTACTTGGGCTAACTCCCGTACTTGCCCATATAGAGCGTTATGATGCTCTGGCATTTCAGTCAGAGAGAGTAGAAGAGCTAATTGACAAGGGATGCTACACTCAGGTAAATAGTAACCATGTGTTGAAGCCTGCTTTAATTGGCGAACGAGCAAAAGAATTTAAAAAACGTACTCGATATTTTTTAGAGCAGGATTTAGTACATTGTGTTGCTAGCGATATGCATAATTTATATAGTAGACCTCCGTTTATGAGGGAGGCGTATCAGCTTGTAAAAAAAGAGTATGGTGAGGATAGAGCGAAGGCTTTGTTCAAGAAAAATCCTTTGTTGATATTGAAAAATCAAGTACAGTAA